A single region of the Enterobacter cloacae complex sp. R_G8 genome encodes:
- the iraP gene encoding anti-adapter protein IraP has protein sequence MKNLIAELLVKLAQKEEESKELVAQVEALEIVVTALLRQMAKTDQQALIESVEGALDSARPDSQVPVQDAEMLHQYVKKLLRHPRS, from the coding sequence ATGAAAAATCTCATTGCTGAGTTGTTGGTCAAGCTTGCACAAAAGGAAGAAGAGTCAAAAGAACTGGTCGCCCAGGTCGAAGCACTGGAAATAGTGGTTACAGCACTGCTCCGGCAGATGGCCAAAACCGATCAACAGGCACTGATTGAAAGCGTTGAAGGTGCGCTGGACAGCGCCAGGCCTGATTCCCAGGTACCGGTTCAGGATGCTGAAATGCTCCACCAGTACGTAAAGAAGCTGTTAAGGCATCCGCGCAGCTAA
- a CDS encoding multidrug efflux MFS transporter — translation MESWKVNLISVWFGCFFTGLAISQILPFLPLYVSQLGVTSHEALSMWSGLTFSVTFLVSAIVSPMWGSLADRKGRKLMLLRASLGMAIAILLQAFATNVWQLFILRAIMGLTSGYIPNAMALVASQVPRERSGWALSTLSTAQISGVIGGPLLGGFLADHVGLRAVFFITAILLVVSFLVTLFLIKEGGRPVVSKSERLSGKAVFASLPYPGLMISLFVTTMVIQLCNGSVGPILALFIKSMEPDSNNIAFLSGMIAAVPGVSALISAPRLGKLGDRIGTARILMATLIFAVVLFFAMSFVTSPLQLGVLRFLLGFADGAMLPAVQTLLVKYSSDQVTGRIFGYNQSFMYLGNVAGPLIGASVSAMAGFRWVFAATAMVVLINIIQLAIALRRRRQIAETKSAR, via the coding sequence ATGGAATCCTGGAAAGTTAATCTCATCTCGGTCTGGTTCGGGTGTTTCTTCACCGGACTGGCCATTAGCCAGATTTTGCCCTTTCTGCCGCTGTACGTCTCGCAGCTGGGCGTGACCTCTCATGAAGCCCTCTCCATGTGGTCGGGTCTGACGTTCAGCGTGACGTTTCTGGTTTCCGCCATTGTGTCACCGATGTGGGGTAGCCTGGCGGATCGAAAAGGGCGCAAACTGATGCTGCTGCGCGCTTCGTTAGGGATGGCGATAGCCATTCTGCTGCAGGCCTTTGCCACCAACGTCTGGCAGCTGTTTATCCTGCGGGCGATCATGGGGCTGACATCCGGCTATATTCCTAACGCCATGGCGCTGGTCGCCTCACAGGTGCCGCGTGAGCGTAGCGGCTGGGCGCTGAGTACGCTCTCCACCGCACAGATAAGTGGCGTGATCGGCGGCCCGCTGTTAGGGGGCTTTCTGGCCGACCATGTGGGTCTGCGCGCCGTGTTTTTCATTACCGCCATCCTGCTGGTGGTCAGTTTTCTGGTAACGCTGTTTCTGATCAAAGAGGGCGGACGTCCGGTCGTCAGCAAATCTGAACGGCTGAGCGGCAAAGCGGTCTTTGCCTCACTGCCTTATCCCGGGCTGATGATAAGCCTGTTCGTGACCACCATGGTGATCCAGCTCTGTAACGGTTCAGTGGGTCCCATTCTGGCGCTGTTTATTAAATCGATGGAGCCAGACAGCAATAATATTGCGTTTCTCAGCGGGATGATCGCTGCCGTACCGGGTGTGTCTGCGTTAATTTCTGCGCCGCGGCTGGGAAAACTGGGTGACAGGATCGGCACGGCACGCATCCTGATGGCTACGCTGATTTTTGCCGTGGTGCTCTTCTTTGCGATGTCGTTCGTCACCTCTCCGCTTCAGCTCGGCGTGCTGCGATTTCTGCTTGGCTTTGCCGATGGTGCCATGTTACCTGCGGTGCAGACCTTGCTGGTGAAATATTCAAGCGACCAGGTGACAGGCCGTATTTTTGGCTATAACCAGTCATTTATGTATTTGGGCAATGTTGCCGGTCCGCTTATTGGTGCATCGGTTTCGGCGATGGCGGGTTTTCGTTGGGTATTTGCAGCCACGGCGATGGTGGTGTTGATCAATATTATCCAGCTGGCGATTGCCCTGCGACGCCGTCGGCAAATAGCGGAGACGAAATCGGCGCGATAA
- a CDS encoding extensin family protein: MKGKTLLIVIILVAVATVGYRWLPSYYNPFTPLTLDDPPGKITQYKLRRLTPEACASLLSQANQKALIRTQPVADTGGACPLHNVVRVRDFGPVSLNSSFLASCPLALSSALFVSQQARPLTKTWTGSELTRIEHLGSYACRNIYHRPDARRSEHASAEALDISAFQLANGERVTILRGWRSTKTQPWLQALLTASCGYYGNGLGPDYNAAHANHFHLGMRGFGLCH, translated from the coding sequence GTGAAAGGTAAAACGCTGCTGATCGTGATCATCCTGGTGGCTGTCGCAACGGTGGGTTACCGCTGGTTGCCGTCTTACTACAACCCTTTTACGCCGCTCACGCTTGATGACCCGCCAGGTAAAATCACCCAGTATAAACTCCGGCGTTTAACCCCCGAGGCCTGCGCCAGCCTGTTATCGCAGGCCAATCAGAAAGCGCTTATCCGCACACAGCCGGTAGCTGACACCGGCGGAGCATGTCCTCTTCACAACGTGGTACGTGTGCGTGACTTCGGGCCGGTCAGTCTGAACAGCAGTTTTCTGGCCAGCTGTCCGCTCGCACTGAGTTCAGCACTGTTTGTCAGCCAGCAGGCCCGGCCACTCACCAAAACCTGGACCGGAAGCGAGCTGACGCGTATTGAGCATCTGGGCAGCTATGCCTGTCGCAATATTTACCACCGCCCTGACGCAAGACGCAGTGAACATGCCTCGGCAGAGGCGCTGGATATCAGCGCGTTTCAGCTGGCGAACGGTGAACGGGTCACCATCCTGCGCGGCTGGAGATCGACAAAAACGCAGCCGTGGCTACAGGCATTGCTGACGGCGAGCTGTGGCTATTACGGTAACGGCCTGGGGCCGGACTATAACGCGGCGCATGCCAACCATTTTCACCTGGGGATGCGTGGGTTTGGACTCTGCCATTGA
- the ddlA gene encoding D-alanine--D-alanine ligase: MAKQRVGIVFGGKSAEHEVSLQSAKNIVDAIDKNRFDVVLLGIDKQGQWHVNDASQYLLNANDPAHIALNPSEISVATVPGVVKGQLIDAGNAQALAQIDVVFPIVHGTLGEDGSLQGMLRMANLPFVGSDVLGSAACMDKDVTKRLLRDAGLNIAPFVTLTRANRDKYSFSQISAQLGLPLFVKPANQGSSVGVSKVTSEAQFTEAVRLAFEFDHKVVVEQGIKGREIECAVLGNDFPQASTCGEVVLNSDFYSYDTKYIDDKGAQVVVPANIDPAVNDKIRAIAINAYQALGCCGMARVDVFLTPENEVVINEINTLPGFTNISMYPKLWQASGLSYPELITRLIELALERHTADSALKSSVNG, from the coding sequence ATGGCAAAGCAGCGCGTAGGTATTGTCTTTGGGGGAAAATCAGCGGAGCACGAGGTTTCGTTGCAGTCGGCAAAAAATATTGTCGATGCGATTGATAAAAACCGTTTCGACGTAGTGCTGCTGGGCATTGATAAACAGGGCCAGTGGCATGTGAACGATGCGAGCCAGTATCTGTTAAACGCCAACGATCCGGCACATATCGCCCTTAATCCTTCTGAAATCAGCGTCGCCACCGTCCCTGGCGTAGTGAAGGGGCAACTTATCGACGCCGGTAATGCGCAGGCGCTTGCTCAGATTGACGTCGTGTTCCCAATCGTCCACGGCACGCTGGGCGAAGATGGTTCGCTGCAGGGTATGCTGCGCATGGCTAACCTGCCATTTGTCGGTTCCGATGTACTGGGCTCTGCTGCCTGCATGGATAAAGATGTCACCAAACGCCTGCTGCGTGATGCCGGGCTCAACATTGCCCCGTTCGTGACGCTCACCCGTGCTAACCGCGACAAGTACAGCTTCAGCCAGATTTCCGCCCAGCTGGGTCTGCCGCTGTTCGTGAAGCCTGCGAACCAGGGCTCCTCCGTTGGCGTCAGCAAAGTGACAAGCGAAGCGCAGTTCACCGAAGCCGTTCGTCTGGCTTTTGAGTTTGACCACAAAGTCGTGGTTGAGCAGGGTATCAAAGGGCGTGAAATTGAGTGCGCGGTGCTGGGCAATGATTTCCCACAGGCAAGCACCTGCGGTGAAGTGGTGTTAAACAGCGATTTCTACTCTTACGACACCAAATATATTGATGATAAAGGCGCTCAGGTCGTCGTGCCGGCGAATATCGATCCGGCCGTCAACGATAAGATCCGGGCGATCGCCATCAACGCCTATCAGGCCCTTGGCTGCTGCGGCATGGCGCGTGTGGATGTGTTCCTGACGCCAGAAAATGAGGTCGTGATTAATGAAATCAACACCCTGCCGGGCTTTACCAACATCAGTATGTATCCGAAACTGTGGCAGGCCAGCGGGTTGAGTTACCCTGAGCTGATCACCCGTCTGATCGAACTGGCGCTGGAGCGTCATACTGCTGACAGCGCCCTGAAAAGTTCCGTAAACGGTTAA
- a CDS encoding DUF2754 domain-containing protein — MKLTSKLRRDWHYYAFAIGLIFILNGVVGLLGFEAKGWQTYAVGLVTWVISFWLAGLIIRRRPEETTADEAETVKRTD; from the coding sequence ATGAAACTCACGTCCAAACTACGCCGTGACTGGCATTACTACGCCTTTGCTATCGGGCTGATCTTTATTCTTAACGGTGTCGTGGGGCTGCTGGGGTTTGAAGCCAAAGGGTGGCAAACCTATGCCGTTGGGCTGGTGACCTGGGTGATCAGTTTCTGGCTGGCCGGGTTGATTATCCGCCGCCGTCCTGAAGAGACGACAGCGGATGAGGCGGAGACGGTGAAGAGAACCGATTAA
- a CDS encoding DUF2755 family protein, giving the protein MADFTLSKPIFGGTPPKTSTAGNIAYALFVLFCFWAGSQLLNMLVHAPGVYEHLMQVQDNGRPRVEIGFGVSTLFGLVPFLAGCLILGVVALVLRLRRRH; this is encoded by the coding sequence ATGGCTGACTTTACCTTGTCGAAACCGATTTTTGGCGGCACCCCACCAAAAACCTCCACAGCGGGTAATATCGCTTATGCCCTGTTTGTCCTGTTCTGCTTCTGGGCTGGCTCACAGCTTCTCAACATGCTGGTTCATGCGCCTGGCGTCTATGAACATCTGATGCAGGTGCAGGATAATGGACGCCCGCGGGTTGAGATCGGTTTTGGCGTGAGCACCCTGTTCGGCCTCGTCCCCTTCCTCGCGGGTTGTCTGATTTTGGGTGTGGTCGCGCTAGTCCTGCGCTTGCGTCGTCGTCACTAA
- a CDS encoding DUF1615 domain-containing protein produces the protein MSFAVPRTLSLSLLAALVLAGCAEKGAAPLKKGEKPVDVASVVRQKMPSTVKDRNAWAEALAKTFESQKIAPTEENICSVLAVAQQESMYQSDPVVPGLNKIAWKEIDRRAESMHIPVFLVHTALKITSPNGKSYSDRLDTVKTEKQLSAIFDDFINMVPMGQKLFGSLNPVHTGGPMQVSIAFAEQHTDGYPWKIDGTARQEVFSLRGGLWFGTYHLLNYPASYNEPLYRFADFNAGWYASRNAAFQSAVSRASGVKLALDGDLIAYGSSKAGTTELAVRKLSSTLGMSDSDIRRQLEKGDSLAFEKTDLYRQVFALAEKKSGKALPRAILPGIKLESPKITRNLTTAWFAKRVDDRRARCMGL, from the coding sequence ATGTCCTTTGCCGTACCGCGCACGTTATCGCTGTCCTTACTCGCCGCACTTGTACTGGCGGGTTGTGCCGAAAAAGGGGCCGCCCCGCTTAAAAAAGGTGAGAAACCTGTGGATGTGGCGAGCGTTGTGCGGCAAAAAATGCCCTCAACGGTCAAAGACCGCAATGCGTGGGCTGAGGCCTTAGCAAAGACCTTTGAAAGCCAGAAAATTGCCCCCACCGAGGAGAATATCTGCTCGGTGCTGGCCGTGGCGCAGCAGGAGTCGATGTACCAGTCAGACCCGGTGGTGCCTGGGCTGAACAAAATTGCCTGGAAAGAGATCGACCGTCGCGCGGAATCGATGCATATCCCGGTTTTCCTGGTGCATACCGCCCTTAAAATCACCTCGCCAAACGGCAAAAGCTATAGCGATCGGCTGGATACGGTGAAAACCGAGAAACAGCTGAGCGCCATTTTTGATGATTTCATTAATATGGTGCCGATGGGGCAGAAGCTGTTTGGCTCGCTCAATCCGGTGCATACCGGTGGCCCGATGCAGGTCAGCATTGCCTTTGCTGAGCAACATACGGACGGTTATCCGTGGAAAATCGACGGGACGGCGCGTCAGGAGGTCTTCTCCCTGCGCGGCGGACTGTGGTTTGGTACGTATCATCTGCTGAACTATCCGGCGAGTTATAACGAGCCGTTGTACCGCTTTGCCGACTTTAACGCGGGCTGGTATGCCAGCCGAAACGCAGCGTTCCAGAGTGCGGTCAGCCGTGCAAGCGGGGTAAAACTGGCGCTGGACGGCGATCTCATCGCTTACGGCAGCAGCAAGGCGGGCACCACGGAACTGGCGGTACGGAAATTATCGTCAACGCTTGGCATGAGTGACAGCGACATTCGCCGTCAGCTGGAGAAGGGCGATAGCCTGGCGTTTGAGAAAACGGATCTCTACAGGCAGGTCTTCGCGCTGGCAGAGAAGAAGAGTGGAAAAGCGTTACCGCGGGCAATCCTGCCGGGTATTAAACTGGAAAGCCCGAAAATCACCCGTAACCTGACTACGGCATGGTTCGCAAAACGCGTGGACGATCGCCGGGCTCGCTGTATGGGGCTTTAG
- the sbmA gene encoding peptide antibiotic transporter SbmA: MFKSFFPKPGPFFLSAFIWALIAVIFWQAGGGAWLTRITGATGEVPISAARFWSLSYLLFYAYYMVCVGLFALFWFVYAPHRWQYWSILGTSLIIFVTWFLVEVGVAVNAWYAPFYDLIQSALSSPHKVTINQFYHEVGIFLGIALIAVVIGVMNNFFVSHYVFRWRTAMNEHYMAHWQHLRHIEGAAQRVQEDTMRFASTLEDMGVSFINAIMTLIAFLPVLVTLSAHVPDLPIVGHLPYGLVIAAIVWSLMGTGLLAVVGIKLPGLEFKNQRVEAAYRKELVYGEDDANRASPPTVRELFGAVRRNYFRLYFHYMYFNIARILYLQVDNVFGLFLLFPSIVAGTITLGLMTQITNVFGQVRGSFQYLISSWTTLVELMSIYKRLRSFERELDDRDLQEVTNTFS; the protein is encoded by the coding sequence ATGTTTAAGTCTTTTTTCCCAAAGCCGGGGCCATTTTTCCTGTCGGCATTTATTTGGGCACTGATCGCTGTCATTTTCTGGCAGGCGGGCGGCGGAGCGTGGTTAACGCGCATCACGGGCGCGACGGGCGAAGTTCCCATTAGCGCGGCGCGTTTCTGGTCGTTGAGCTATCTGCTGTTTTATGCGTACTACATGGTTTGTGTTGGGCTGTTTGCGCTGTTCTGGTTTGTCTATGCGCCACATCGCTGGCAATACTGGTCCATTCTTGGTACGTCGCTAATTATCTTTGTCACCTGGTTTCTGGTGGAAGTGGGGGTGGCGGTTAACGCCTGGTATGCCCCGTTCTATGATTTGATCCAGAGCGCACTGAGTTCACCGCATAAGGTGACCATCAATCAGTTCTACCACGAAGTGGGCATCTTCCTTGGTATCGCCCTGATTGCGGTAGTGATTGGCGTCATGAACAATTTCTTTGTCAGCCACTACGTTTTCCGCTGGCGTACCGCGATGAACGAACATTATATGGCGCACTGGCAACACCTGCGACATATCGAAGGCGCCGCGCAGCGTGTGCAGGAAGACACCATGCGTTTTGCCTCCACCCTTGAAGACATGGGCGTAAGCTTTATCAATGCCATTATGACGCTGATTGCCTTCCTGCCGGTGCTGGTGACCCTCTCGGCACACGTGCCGGATCTGCCGATCGTTGGCCATCTGCCGTATGGTCTGGTGATTGCCGCGATTGTCTGGTCATTGATGGGAACGGGCCTGCTGGCGGTCGTGGGGATCAAACTGCCTGGGCTGGAGTTTAAAAATCAGCGCGTCGAGGCAGCGTATCGTAAAGAGCTGGTTTATGGCGAAGATGATGCCAACCGCGCCTCGCCGCCAACCGTACGTGAACTGTTTGGCGCCGTGCGTCGCAACTATTTCCGTCTTTACTTCCACTATATGTACTTCAACATTGCGCGCATTTTGTATCTGCAGGTGGATAACGTTTTCGGTTTGTTCCTGCTGTTCCCGTCCATTGTTGCGGGTACGATAACATTGGGTCTGATGACACAGATCACCAACGTGTTTGGTCAGGTTCGCGGGTCGTTCCAGTATCTGATCAGTTCCTGGACCACGCTGGTGGAACTGATGTCCATCTACAAACGTCTTCGCAGCTTTGAACGCGAACTGGACGATCGGGATCTGCAGGAAGTCACCAATACATTTAGCTAA
- a CDS encoding isochorismatase family protein has protein sequence MSGKRVVMVVDMQQGVFETPRHQREKCVSLINQLTQAADRVIFIQHTEPGGLEEGSDGFALLPELHQPADALYVTKTACDAFYNTSLEALLREQGIHEFVICGCATDYCVDATFKNGVSRGYHITVAEDAHTTANRPAAEARILINHYNDVWRDFIAPANPPAVKRTETILEHWKAN, from the coding sequence ATGTCCGGAAAGCGTGTGGTTATGGTTGTCGATATGCAGCAAGGGGTGTTCGAAACGCCTCGTCATCAGCGTGAAAAATGTGTCTCACTGATCAATCAGCTTACCCAGGCAGCCGATCGGGTGATTTTTATTCAGCATACCGAGCCTGGCGGTCTGGAAGAGGGCAGTGACGGGTTTGCCTTGCTGCCTGAACTGCATCAGCCTGCTGATGCCCTCTACGTGACCAAGACGGCCTGCGATGCGTTCTATAACACCTCGCTTGAGGCGCTGCTCCGCGAGCAGGGGATTCACGAGTTTGTCATCTGCGGCTGTGCCACCGATTATTGTGTTGATGCCACGTTCAAAAACGGTGTCAGTCGCGGCTATCACATCACCGTGGCGGAGGATGCGCATACCACCGCGAATCGCCCGGCGGCCGAAGCACGCATTCTGATTAACCACTACAACGACGTCTGGCGCGACTTCATCGCGCCCGCAAACCCGCCAGCAGTGAAACGCACCGAAACAATTCTTGAACACTGGAAAGCGAACTAA
- the ampH gene encoding D-alanyl-D-alanine-carboxypeptidase/endopeptidase AmpH produces MKRCLLSFAALCAVSFSTAQAAQPLTAPVLASDIADRYANLIYYGSGATGMAMVVIDGNQRVFRSFGETRPGNNVHPQLDSVIRIASLTKLMTSEMLVKLLDQGVVKLDDPLSKYAPPGARVPTYQGTPITLVNLATHTSALPREQPGGAAHRDVFVWPTREQRWNYLSTATLKTAPGSQASYSNLAFDLLADALSTAAGKPYTQLFEEQITRPLGMKDTTFTPSPDQCRRLMVAEKGASPCNNTLAAIGSGGVYSTPGDMMRWMQQFLSSDFYSRSHQADRMQTLIYQRSQLHRVIGMDVPGKADALGLGWVYMAPKNGRPGIIQKTGGGGGFITYMAMIPQSNVGAFVVVTRSPNTRFVNMSDGINNLVAELSANKAQVLTASVQP; encoded by the coding sequence TTGAAACGTTGTCTGCTCTCTTTCGCCGCGCTGTGTGCGGTGAGCTTCTCCACCGCCCAGGCAGCCCAACCGCTGACGGCCCCCGTTTTGGCATCAGATATTGCCGATCGCTACGCCAACCTCATTTACTACGGCAGTGGCGCGACGGGCATGGCGATGGTCGTCATCGACGGCAACCAGCGCGTGTTTCGCAGTTTTGGCGAAACGCGTCCAGGTAATAACGTTCATCCACAGCTGGATTCCGTCATCCGCATCGCGTCCCTGACCAAGCTGATGACCAGCGAAATGCTGGTGAAATTGCTGGACCAGGGTGTGGTGAAACTCGACGATCCGCTCAGCAAGTATGCCCCACCGGGCGCACGCGTTCCGACATATCAGGGAACCCCCATCACGCTGGTCAATCTGGCGACGCATACCAGCGCCCTGCCACGCGAGCAGCCAGGCGGTGCGGCACACCGTGACGTTTTTGTCTGGCCGACCCGGGAACAACGCTGGAACTACCTGAGCACCGCCACGCTGAAGACCGCGCCAGGTTCGCAGGCATCTTACTCCAACCTGGCCTTTGATCTGCTGGCCGATGCGCTCTCGACGGCAGCGGGCAAACCGTATACGCAGCTGTTCGAAGAGCAGATCACGCGCCCATTGGGCATGAAGGACACCACATTCACCCCTTCGCCGGATCAGTGCCGCCGTCTGATGGTCGCAGAGAAAGGCGCCAGCCCGTGTAATAACACGCTGGCAGCCATCGGCAGCGGCGGTGTTTACTCCACGCCAGGCGACATGATGCGCTGGATGCAGCAGTTCCTCTCATCAGACTTCTACTCACGTAGCCACCAGGCTGACCGTATGCAGACCCTGATTTACCAGCGCAGTCAGTTGCACCGCGTGATCGGCATGGACGTACCAGGCAAAGCTGACGCCCTCGGTCTGGGCTGGGTATATATGGCACCGAAAAATGGCCGTCCGGGCATTATCCAGAAAACGGGTGGCGGTGGTGGATTCATTACCTATATGGCAATGATCCCCCAGTCCAACGTGGGCGCTTTTGTGGTGGTCACCCGCTCGCCAAATACGCGTTTCGTTAATATGAGCGATGGCATCAATAACTTAGTCGCCGAGCTGAGTGCCAATAAAGCCCAGGTGCTGACCGCCTCCGTCCAGCCTTAA
- a CDS encoding helix-turn-helix domain-containing protein, with translation MKVNAKPLSELSRLEQCLKVASTPFRSAPQQIILNDDNDEPSTLVLQTGIIEIYRRADELLIGIATAPFILGLAAGMQEYRVVAKNPCTGFYLPASTSLQLIQQSSLWKEAFCWLSWIKSILEKRDRQLVGNNSYHQIRAMLLNMAEWDETLRSKIGVMNHIQQSTRISRSVVAEVLAALRQGNYINMSRGKLVSINRLPTEY, from the coding sequence ATGAAAGTTAATGCGAAACCACTTTCTGAATTAAGCCGGCTCGAACAGTGTTTGAAAGTAGCCAGTACCCCTTTTAGATCTGCTCCTCAGCAGATTATTTTAAATGATGATAACGATGAACCTAGCACCCTTGTATTACAGACTGGCATTATTGAAATCTATCGTCGTGCTGACGAACTGCTGATTGGCATTGCCACTGCGCCCTTTATTCTGGGCCTGGCCGCTGGCATGCAGGAATACCGGGTCGTGGCCAAAAATCCATGCACAGGCTTTTATTTACCTGCTTCGACCTCTCTGCAACTTATTCAGCAAAGTTCTCTCTGGAAAGAAGCTTTCTGCTGGCTATCCTGGATTAAATCCATTCTTGAAAAGCGGGACAGGCAACTGGTAGGAAATAACTCCTATCACCAAATCCGCGCCATGCTGCTGAATATGGCCGAATGGGATGAAACCCTGCGCTCAAAAATTGGCGTGATGAATCATATTCAACAAAGCACGCGCATTTCGCGTTCCGTCGTCGCAGAGGTCCTCGCTGCGCTTCGACAGGGTAACTACATCAATATGAGCCGGGGCAAACTGGTTAGCATCAACCGTTTGCCCACGGAATATTAA